One stretch of Triticum urartu cultivar G1812 unplaced genomic scaffold, Tu2.1 TuUngrouped_contig_7702, whole genome shotgun sequence DNA includes these proteins:
- the LOC125531641 gene encoding probable RNA-dependent RNA polymerase 3: protein MGPVREIVCIEQNVTAMAANTPSGRASLQIQDDIQINDRIRAMTPAMMPATTQPRMAAENPSSMTPAMMPVPTLPWMAGENPRAWIPLLNLDYVPTPDVMMQGGSPGHCVSIGLHNDMRIESPIPNAIHTPPRSVSTPSPVRDLSRPVQRMVLPSGSPHSPAWAMAPSCATYHATENALREKASPQMQALEELEFMKRFMICAYLRQKRIEDELSVDYIRSLKYLSMVQFEPEIWRAFGCKYIKFSDRVKNLDSDPGAPRVYHCIVEITGDSVVKLFKVAEDGIILGLRRYRFFGKFSSYNILSFSLLTRLPYRGVCILYIQFLPSVVCH, encoded by the exons ATGGGTCCTGTCAGAGAAATTGTTTGTATAGAACAAAACGTGACCGCGATGGCAGCTAATACTCCATCTGGCCGGGCCTCCTTGCAAATCCAGGATGACATTCAGATTAATGATCGTATCCGAGCAATGACTCCTGCTATGATGCCGGCAACAACCCAGCCCAGGATGGCAGCCGAGAACCCATCCTCAATGACACCTGCTATGATGCCGGTTCCAACCCTGCCATGGATGGCAGGCGAGAACCCGCGCGCTTGGATCCCGCTCCTGAACCTGGACTATGTTCCTACTCCTGATGTTATGATGCAGGGAGGTAGCCCTGGCCATTGTGTGTCCATTGGGCTGCATAATGATATGAGGATTGAAAGCCCCATACCAAATGCCATTCATACACCTCCAAGGAGTGTTTCCACACCAAGCCCTGTGCGGGATCTTTCAAGACCTGTTCAGCGAATGGTTCTTCCGTCAGGAAGCCCACATAGCCCAGCATGGGCAATGGCGCCAAGTTGTGCAACCTATCATGCCACAGAAAATGCATTGAGGGAGAAAGCAAGTCCTCAAATGCAAGCACTGGAGGAATTGGAGTTCATGAAGAGATTTATGATTTGTGCATACCTTCGTCA GAAGAGGATAGAAGATGAACTATCTGTGGACTATATTAGATCCTTGAAGTACCTTTCCATGGTTCAGTTTGAGCCAGAAATCTGGAGAGCATTTGGTTGCAAGTATATAAAATTTTCAGATAGAGTGAAG AACCTTGATTCCGACCCAGGTGCACCAAGAGTCTACCATTGTATTGTAGAGATAACAGGGGATTCTGTAGTGAAACTTTTCAAG GTTGCTGAAGATGGTATTATTCTGGGTTTACGCCGCTACCGGTTTTTTGGTAAGTTCTCCTCTTATAATATTCTCAGTTTTTCTTTGTTAACAAGATTGCCATACCGAGGAGTGTGCATACTGTACATACAATTTCTGCCTTCTGTGGTGTGCCACTAG